In the Leptotrichia sp. oral taxon 847 genome, one interval contains:
- a CDS encoding GTP-binding protein codes for MNLVIFSGPPSSGKTSVILKTVDALKKQKMSVGVVKFDCLYTDDDKLYEKAGIPVKKGISGALCPDHFFVSNIEEVVQWGKKLGLAILITESAGLCNRCSPYIKDIKGICVIDNLSGINTPKKIGPMLKSADIVIITKGDIVSQAEREVFASRVNSVNPTAVTMHVNGLTGQGAYELSTLLYEKEKEIETVQGKKLRFPMPSALCSYCLGETRIGEKYQMGNVRKMNLGDMNE; via the coding sequence ATGAATTTAGTTATATTTTCAGGACCGCCGTCTTCAGGAAAAACAAGTGTTATCTTGAAAACGGTTGATGCACTAAAAAAACAAAAAATGTCAGTTGGTGTGGTAAAATTTGATTGTTTGTATACAGATGACGACAAACTTTATGAAAAAGCAGGAATTCCAGTGAAAAAAGGGATTTCGGGAGCTTTATGTCCAGATCACTTTTTTGTGTCAAACATCGAAGAAGTCGTGCAATGGGGAAAAAAGTTGGGGCTAGCAATTTTAATTACGGAATCTGCGGGTTTGTGTAACCGTTGCTCACCGTACATTAAAGATATAAAAGGAATCTGTGTAATTGATAATTTGTCGGGAATTAATACGCCTAAAAAAATTGGTCCAATGTTGAAATCAGCTGACATTGTTATTATTACAAAAGGAGATATTGTTTCACAGGCGGAAAGGGAAGTTTTTGCATCAAGAGTTAATTCAGTAAATCCTACTGCGGTAACGATGCACGTAAATGGCTTGACTGGACAAGGAGCTTACGAATTGAGCACATTGCTGTATGAGAAAGAAAAAGAAATTGAGACAGTTCAAGGGAAAAAACTTAGATTTCCAATGCCATCAGCACTTTGTTCGTATTGCTTAGGTGAAACAAGAATTGGTGAAAAATATCAAATGGGAAATGTCAGAAAAATGAATTTAGGTGATATGAATGAATAG
- a CDS encoding ATP-binding cassette domain-containing protein — MALDTEKIEESLIEYIEQMKLFLGMEDETGVETLTILAGQDKMGNAEGFGKLDIHKSEVISIVGPTGSGKSRLLADIEWTAQKDTPTQREILINNQSPDKKWRFSSNNKLVAQLSQNMNFVMDLSVKEFLELHAKSRMVEDVEAVTEKIILEANKLAGEKFNLDTAITALSGGQSRALMIADTAILSSSPIVLIDEIENAGIDRKKALELLVSADKIVLMATHDPTLALIADKRVIIKNGGIAKIIETSSEEKKILKELEKMDAKIQKMRADLRNGEILKLETLKL, encoded by the coding sequence ATGGCGTTAGATACTGAAAAAATTGAGGAATCATTGATTGAGTATATTGAGCAGATGAAACTGTTTTTGGGGATGGAAGATGAAACAGGAGTTGAAACACTGACAATTTTAGCAGGACAAGATAAAATGGGAAATGCGGAAGGTTTTGGGAAATTGGATATTCATAAATCAGAGGTAATTTCGATTGTAGGTCCTACAGGTTCTGGAAAATCACGACTTTTGGCTGATATTGAGTGGACAGCGCAAAAAGATACACCAACTCAAAGAGAAATTTTGATTAATAACCAATCACCTGATAAAAAGTGGAGATTTTCTTCAAACAATAAATTGGTCGCTCAATTATCGCAAAATATGAATTTTGTAATGGATTTATCTGTTAAGGAGTTTTTAGAATTGCATGCAAAAAGCCGAATGGTTGAAGATGTGGAAGCGGTAACTGAAAAAATAATTTTAGAAGCAAATAAATTGGCGGGCGAAAAATTTAATTTGGATACAGCGATTACAGCTTTGAGCGGAGGACAGTCGAGAGCTTTAATGATAGCCGATACAGCAATTTTAAGTTCGTCACCAATCGTTTTAATTGACGAAATAGAAAATGCCGGGATTGACAGGAAAAAAGCTTTGGAATTACTAGTTTCAGCGGATAAAATTGTTTTGATGGCAACTCACGATCCAACACTAGCTTTAATCGCAGATAAAAGGGTTATCATAAAAAATGGTGGAATTGCAAAAATTATAGAAACAAGTTCGGAAGAGAAAAAAATTTTAAAAGAATTGGAAAAAATGGATGCAAAAATTCAAAAGATGAGAGCAGATTTGAGAAATGGGGAAATCTTGAAATTGGAAACTTTAAAATTATAA
- a CDS encoding POTRA domain-containing protein translates to MFQLTNKLVSKGYITSIATVSDKNDLTIGTLKLKNCRREN, encoded by the coding sequence ATTTTTCAGCTTACTAATAAATTAGTTTCTAAAGGGTATATTACAAGTATTGCGACAGTTTCAGATAAAAATGATTTGACTATAGGGACTTTAAAACTTAAAAATTGTCGTAGAGAAAATTGA
- a CDS encoding ABC transporter substrate-binding protein gives MENLLNKTLYDIINSNPKMYDFFIANGFDNLKNKKMLQIMGKNIKLGMALKSKKINPELFLEKVNAFLEKDGDVDISLEENKISENEVDTQKDVLIEGVLPCPIRIPLLEGIKKWVDEQNKKNDYLVKYELQSANLGLDWIIEKVKTGDVNKVPDVLLSAGFELFFDKNLMGQYMENGVFETHLENMNKDFYNENIDLHDPKKRYAIMGVVPAVFLVNKTALKNRKIPQTWDDILTDEFENSVALPMADLDLFNALIVMVYKEYGDDGIKKLAKVYQKNLHPAQMVKTKTKSNEAPAISIIPYFFSQMVNGASDLKVVWPKDGALLSPIFMITKKEKADKIKPFLDLFLSEKIGNLFSANGKFPTTNPNVDNHLEKSQNFKWVGWDFIYKNNIGEVIRNSEKLFNEEIKKYF, from the coding sequence TTATCGCAAATGGATTTGACAATCTTAAGAATAAAAAAATGTTGCAAATTATGGGTAAAAATATAAAATTGGGAATGGCACTGAAGTCGAAAAAAATTAATCCAGAATTGTTTTTGGAAAAAGTTAATGCTTTTTTGGAAAAAGATGGGGATGTTGATATTTCTTTGGAAGAAAATAAAATTAGTGAGAATGAGGTTGACACACAAAAAGATGTTTTGATTGAAGGTGTTTTGCCTTGTCCGATTAGAATTCCGCTACTTGAAGGTATTAAAAAGTGGGTTGACGAACAAAATAAAAAAAATGATTATTTGGTTAAATATGAATTACAATCTGCTAATTTGGGACTTGATTGGATTATTGAAAAAGTGAAAACTGGGGATGTTAATAAAGTTCCTGATGTTTTGTTATCAGCTGGATTTGAACTTTTTTTTGATAAGAATTTGATGGGACAATATATGGAAAATGGAGTTTTTGAAACGCATTTAGAAAATATGAATAAAGATTTTTACAATGAAAATATTGATTTACATGATCCTAAAAAAAGATATGCGATAATGGGAGTGGTTCCCGCGGTGTTTTTGGTAAATAAAACGGCTTTGAAAAATAGAAAAATACCGCAAACTTGGGATGATATTTTAACTGATGAATTTGAAAATTCAGTTGCGCTTCCAATGGCAGATTTAGATTTGTTTAACGCTTTAATTGTGATGGTTTACAAAGAGTATGGAGATGATGGAATTAAAAAGCTTGCAAAAGTTTACCAAAAAAATCTTCATCCAGCACAGATGGTGAAAACAAAAACAAAATCAAATGAAGCACCTGCAATAAGTATCATACCTTACTTTTTTTCACAAATGGTAAATGGAGCAAGTGATCTAAAAGTTGTATGGCCAAAAGACGGAGCACTTTTAAGTCCAATTTTTATGATTACAAAAAAAGAAAAAGCGGATAAAATTAAACCATTTTTAGATTTATTTTTATCAGAAAAAATTGGAAATTTATTTTCGGCAAATGGGAAATTTCCTACAACAAATCCAAATGTTGACAATCACTTGGAAAAAAGTCAAAATTTTAAGTGGGTTGGCTGGGATTTTATTTACAAGAATAACATAGGAGAAGTTATTAGAAACAGTGAAAAATTATTCAATGAGGAAATAAAAAAATATTTTTAA
- a CDS encoding phosphatidate cytidylyltransferase, with the protein MLSRFLVILVFVPFLLWIFLKGNLMFLVFTLAIIGVSLHEFYKMLKDKGFEVANRIGMGLGLFLPIAIYFQQNSKNIFEYFKLDFFRQINFDMGGFIVFALMLLSLRQIFKVKIENAMSEISYTIFGVIYVAYLFSYILLLKYEFPNGRVLVTMAFILIWTCDTTAYLVGKSIGGKLFKQRLAPKISPNKSIEGAIAGVLGVFGVILIFDKLYLAIANFICGFSLISKTCNAQTYYSIGLRPWEAFLLALAIGVFAELGDLVESKIKREFEIKDSGNLLLGHGGFLDRFDSALFVLPIVYFFMKYVAYY; encoded by the coding sequence ATGTTAAGTAGGTTTTTAGTTATTTTAGTATTTGTGCCTTTTTTACTTTGGATATTTTTAAAGGGGAATTTGATGTTTTTGGTATTTACACTTGCAATAATAGGTGTGTCACTGCACGAATTCTACAAAATGCTCAAAGATAAAGGTTTTGAAGTTGCAAATCGAATAGGAATGGGACTTGGATTGTTTTTGCCAATTGCAATATATTTTCAGCAAAATTCTAAAAATATATTTGAATATTTTAAGTTGGATTTTTTTAGACAAATAAATTTTGATATGGGTGGCTTTATAGTCTTTGCCTTGATGCTGCTTTCTTTGCGGCAAATCTTCAAAGTGAAAATCGAAAATGCGATGTCAGAGATTTCATACACAATTTTTGGAGTAATATATGTGGCGTATTTATTTTCTTATATTTTGCTATTAAAATACGAATTTCCCAACGGAAGAGTCTTGGTAACAATGGCGTTTATACTTATCTGGACTTGTGATACTACAGCTTATCTTGTTGGGAAATCAATCGGAGGTAAACTTTTTAAACAAAGATTGGCTCCTAAAATAAGTCCTAATAAATCAATAGAAGGTGCGATTGCAGGGGTTTTAGGTGTTTTTGGAGTAATATTGATCTTTGATAAGCTTTATTTGGCAATAGCTAATTTTATTTGCGGATTTTCATTAATTTCAAAGACTTGTAATGCTCAAACGTATTATTCAATAGGACTTAGACCTTGGGAGGCATTTTTATTGGCTTTAGCAATAGGAGTTTTTGCAGAACTGGGAGATTTGGTGGAATCAAAAATAAAAAGGGAATTTGAAATAAAAGATTCTGGAAATTTGCTATTGGGTCACGGTGGATTTTTGGATAGATTTGACAGTGCGCTATTTGTACTGCCAATAGTTTATTTCTTTATGAAATATGTAGCTTACTATTAG
- a CDS encoding metal ABC transporter ATP-binding protein: MKKDDVINDNVIEVKDLIVAYEESPVLWDINLNIKKGILMAIVGPNGAGKSTLIKAMLGLVKCLNGEVKFFGREYKKVRNKIAYVPQRGSVDWDFPTTVFDVVEMGTYGKVGWIKRVRKEDKLKVKEAIKKVDLEEFENRQISRLSGGQQQRVFLARALVQEAQIYFMDEPFQGVDSKTEKSIVKILKKLRDEGKTVIAVHHDLQTVKEYFDYITFINKEIIATGKVCDIFTEENIKKTYKTKDEKKGEI; encoded by the coding sequence ATGAAAAAAGATGATGTAATAAATGACAATGTAATAGAAGTAAAAGATTTGATAGTTGCTTATGAAGAAAGTCCTGTTCTGTGGGATATTAATTTAAATATAAAAAAAGGAATTTTGATGGCAATAGTTGGACCAAATGGCGCAGGAAAATCGACTCTGATAAAGGCAATGCTAGGATTGGTTAAGTGTTTGAATGGAGAAGTAAAATTCTTTGGCAGAGAGTATAAAAAAGTCAGAAATAAAATAGCTTATGTGCCTCAAAGAGGAAGTGTGGACTGGGATTTTCCAACTACTGTTTTTGATGTCGTTGAAATGGGAACATATGGAAAAGTTGGATGGATAAAAAGAGTGCGAAAAGAAGATAAGCTCAAAGTAAAAGAGGCAATAAAAAAAGTGGATTTGGAAGAATTTGAAAATAGACAGATAAGTCGGCTTTCAGGAGGTCAACAACAAAGGGTATTTCTAGCTAGAGCATTAGTTCAGGAGGCACAAATTTATTTTATGGATGAGCCTTTCCAAGGGGTAGACAGCAAAACTGAAAAATCAATAGTTAAGATATTAAAAAAATTAAGGGATGAAGGAAAGACGGTAATAGCAGTCCATCACGATTTGCAGACAGTCAAAGAATATTTTGACTACATTACATTTATAAATAAAGAAATAATAGCAACTGGAAAAGTTTGTGATATATTCACAGAAGAAAATATAAAAAAAACATACAAGACAAAAGATGAGAAAAAAGGTGAGATTTAA
- a CDS encoding metal ABC transporter solute-binding protein, Zn/Mn family, with protein MERLKKLMVGLILLCLFISCSQKNNKSDGKLKVVTTTTMLTDLVKTIGGDKVVVTGLMGEGIDPHLYRASAGDVDKLSKADVIIYGGLHLEGKMAEIFEKLPELGKQVLNVGESLDKSKIHFIQENTPDPHVWFNTDLWETEAKAVTKKLSEMDVKNSGYYNQNYEKYKKELERLGEYITNRIKEIPKNSRVLVTAHDAFGYYGEKFGLEVKAIQGVSTDSETGTKNILELANFIVQRNIKAIFVESSVPKKSIEALQEAVKSKGSEVKIGGELYSDSLGDKEHNTDTYIKMVKANTDVIVDALK; from the coding sequence ATGGAACGGCTAAAAAAGTTGATGGTGGGGTTAATTTTACTCTGTTTATTTATTTCATGCAGCCAAAAAAATAACAAAAGCGATGGAAAGCTTAAAGTTGTAACAACTACGACAATGTTAACGGATTTGGTAAAAACAATAGGTGGAGATAAAGTCGTTGTAACGGGACTGATGGGAGAAGGAATTGATCCACATTTATATAGAGCCAGTGCAGGAGATGTGGATAAATTATCAAAAGCGGATGTTATCATATATGGAGGATTACATTTGGAAGGGAAAATGGCTGAAATATTTGAAAAATTGCCTGAACTGGGAAAGCAAGTGCTAAATGTGGGAGAAAGTCTGGATAAAAGCAAAATCCATTTTATTCAGGAAAATACTCCTGATCCACACGTGTGGTTTAATACAGATTTATGGGAAACAGAAGCCAAAGCTGTAACAAAAAAACTGAGTGAAATGGATGTAAAAAATAGTGGCTATTATAATCAAAATTATGAAAAATATAAAAAAGAACTGGAAAGGCTCGGTGAATACATCACCAACAGAATCAAAGAAATACCAAAAAATAGTAGAGTTTTGGTAACAGCACACGATGCATTTGGGTATTATGGTGAAAAATTTGGATTGGAGGTAAAAGCAATTCAAGGAGTTTCAACAGATTCGGAAACTGGTACAAAAAACATTTTGGAACTTGCGAATTTTATCGTTCAAAGAAATATAAAGGCGATATTTGTGGAATCATCAGTTCCTAAAAAAAGTATAGAAGCATTACAAGAAGCTGTGAAATCCAAGGGAAGTGAAGTCAAAATAGGAGGAGAACTGTATTCAGACTCACTGGGAGATAAAGAACACAATACCGATACATATATAAAAATGGTTAAGGCAAATACAGATGTAATTGTCGATGCACTAAAGTAA
- the tyrS gene encoding tyrosine--tRNA ligase — translation MTELEIKQEVERQFNILSRGCDEIINEAEFKKKLEKSIATNTPLRVKLGIDPTGSDLHLGHAVPLRKLKQFQDLGHEVFFLIGTFTGRIGDPTGKSETRKMLSEEQVMENIKTYLDQVKLILDLDKINVVYNADWLEKLSLSDALNLLSQFTVSQMISREDFSKRLSENKPVSLIEFMYPILQGYDSVELHADVELGATEQKFNLLRGRDLQKNFGQEQQICMIMPILVGLDGVEKMSKSLGNYIGVKDTPNDMFGKVMSISDELMENYYTMITDVPFERIEEIKAQIADGSLHPMEAKKQLGAEVVKIYYGEEAAKEARDWFENVFSKKNLNVDLPEVELEYKEVGVIDLLVKDLKMFKTTSEARRLIQQGGFKINDVPIKDVKATVVLESGMIVRAGKKKIVKIK, via the coding sequence ATGACAGAATTAGAAATCAAACAAGAAGTGGAAAGACAATTTAATATTTTGAGTCGTGGTTGCGATGAAATAATAAATGAAGCTGAGTTTAAGAAAAAATTGGAAAAATCAATTGCAACTAATACTCCATTGAGAGTAAAATTGGGGATTGATCCGACTGGATCTGATTTGCACTTGGGACATGCAGTGCCTTTGAGAAAATTGAAACAATTTCAGGATTTAGGTCATGAAGTATTTTTCTTGATCGGAACATTTACTGGAAGAATCGGAGATCCGACAGGAAAATCAGAAACTAGAAAAATGTTGTCTGAAGAACAGGTTATGGAAAATATCAAGACTTATTTAGATCAAGTAAAATTGATATTGGACTTGGATAAAATAAATGTAGTTTACAACGCTGACTGGCTGGAAAAATTATCACTATCAGATGCGTTAAATTTATTATCACAATTTACAGTATCGCAAATGATTTCGAGAGAAGATTTTTCAAAAAGACTGTCGGAAAATAAACCAGTTTCATTGATAGAGTTTATGTATCCGATTTTACAAGGATACGATTCAGTTGAGTTACACGCCGATGTGGAATTAGGTGCGACAGAACAAAAATTCAATTTGTTAAGAGGAAGAGATTTGCAAAAAAACTTTGGTCAAGAGCAACAAATTTGTATGATAATGCCAATTTTAGTTGGACTTGATGGAGTGGAAAAAATGTCAAAATCATTAGGAAATTATATCGGTGTAAAAGATACGCCAAATGATATGTTTGGTAAAGTTATGTCAATTTCAGATGAATTGATGGAAAATTATTATACAATGATAACTGATGTTCCTTTTGAGAGAATTGAAGAAATTAAGGCACAAATCGCAGACGGAAGTTTACATCCAATGGAAGCTAAAAAACAATTAGGAGCTGAAGTTGTAAAAATTTACTACGGTGAAGAAGCTGCGAAAGAAGCTAGAGATTGGTTTGAAAATGTGTTCAGTAAAAAAAATCTGAATGTAGATTTGCCAGAAGTTGAATTAGAGTATAAAGAAGTTGGAGTTATTGATTTATTGGTAAAAGACCTTAAAATGTTTAAAACAACGAGTGAAGCTAGAAGATTGATTCAGCAGGGTGGATTTAAGATAAATGATGTGCCAATAAAAGATGTAAAAGCAACAGTTGTTCTTGAAAGCGGAATGATTGTGAGAGCTGGGAAGAAAAAAATTGTGAAAATTAAATAA
- a CDS encoding isoprenyl transferase: MDKENLLIPKHIAIIMDGNGRWAKKRGKIRLEGHRAGANSLEKILRYAGEIGIKYLTVYAFSTENWKRPQKEVSGLMDLFGKYLDKEKKNLREQGVKLVVTGEKENISEKLLKKIEATEKYLENCDKITFNIAFNYGGRREIVNAVNKILIDNKTKKFEKITEEEFSKYMYRPEIPDPELVIRTSGEFRISNFLLWEIAYSEFYITDVFWPDFDENELDKAILSFNKRDRRYGGLNVK, from the coding sequence ATGGATAAAGAAAATTTATTGATACCAAAACATATAGCAATTATTATGGATGGAAACGGGAGATGGGCAAAAAAGCGTGGAAAAATTAGATTAGAAGGACATAGAGCTGGGGCAAACAGCCTTGAGAAAATTTTAAGATATGCTGGTGAAATTGGAATAAAATATTTGACTGTTTATGCTTTTTCAACTGAAAATTGGAAGCGACCGCAAAAAGAAGTAAGTGGTCTTATGGATTTATTTGGAAAATATTTGGACAAAGAGAAAAAGAATTTGAGGGAACAAGGTGTAAAGTTGGTTGTAACAGGGGAAAAAGAAAATATTTCTGAAAAGCTTCTAAAAAAAATTGAAGCTACAGAAAAATATTTAGAAAACTGTGATAAAATAACTTTTAATATAGCTTTTAACTACGGTGGAAGAAGAGAAATTGTAAATGCGGTGAACAAAATTTTGATTGACAATAAGACAAAAAAATTTGAAAAAATAACCGAAGAAGAGTTTTCAAAGTATATGTACCGTCCAGAAATTCCAGATCCAGAGCTTGTAATTAGAACAAGCGGAGAATTCAGAATAAGTAATTTTTTACTCTGGGAAATCGCTTATTCGGAATTTTATATAACAGATGTTTTTTGGCCTGACTTTGATGAAAATGAATTAGATAAAGCGATTTTATCCTTTAATAAAAGGGATAGAAGATATGGAGGTTTGAATGTTAAGTAG
- a CDS encoding metal-dependent transcriptional regulator — translation MSRSVEDYLKGIYSLKEKNNYSNKNLAIYLNISPASVSEMIKKLSNENYLKINGKDLELTEKGSELAKDIIRKHRVWEVFLVDKLGYDKSEIHDEAEILEHVTSEKLLKKLEKFLFYPKKCPHGKPIFSDKKTKKD, via the coding sequence ATGAGTAGAAGTGTTGAAGATTATTTAAAAGGAATTTATTCTTTGAAAGAAAAAAATAATTACTCAAATAAAAATTTGGCTATCTATCTAAATATTTCTCCAGCTTCAGTAAGTGAAATGATAAAAAAACTTTCAAATGAGAATTATCTCAAAATAAATGGTAAAGATCTTGAATTAACTGAAAAAGGAAGTGAATTAGCAAAAGATATTATAAGAAAACACAGAGTTTGGGAAGTATTTTTAGTGGATAAATTGGGATATGACAAAAGCGAAATACACGATGAAGCGGAAATTTTGGAACACGTGACAAGTGAAAAGTTATTAAAAAAATTAGAAAAATTTTTGTTTTATCCAAAAAAATGTCCACATGGAAAACCCATTTTTTCTGACAAAAAAACAAAAAAAGATTAG
- a CDS encoding formate--tetrahydrofolate ligase: MTDIEIAQKAKLKKISEIAKSIGLCEDDYEPYGKYKAKVSLDVLKRNANKKDGKLILMTAVTPTPPGEGKSTVTVGLTQALNKLGYKSIAALREPSLGPVFGMKGGAAGGGMSQVVPMEEINLHFTGDIHAIGAAHNLISACIDNHIHFGNELDIDVNNITFKRVVDMNDRNLRNIVIGLGPKVNGIPRENSFQITVASEIMAIFCLADSIIDLKNRIGEIVFAYNRKGEMLKVKQLNIQGAVAALLKDAIKPNLVQTLENTPVFIHGGPFANIAHGCNSLIATKMALKLSDYVVTEAGFAADLGAEKFLDIKARFGNLEPNVIVIVATVRALKHHGGDKDLKTENCETLTKGLENLEKHIESMQKYNIPVVVAINKFISDTDAEIEVIKDFCKKQNVEVALCEIWEKGGEGGKELVEKVINAIKKNENSSKKYAPLYNLDLTIQEKIEKIAKEIYGADGVNFSAKAKKNIQKYVENGYDKLPICISKTQKSLSDNPNLLGRPKGFKITINEIRLSAGAGFLVAMAGEIIDMPGLPRKPAAELIDIDENGIISGLF; encoded by the coding sequence ATGACGGATATAGAAATCGCTCAAAAGGCAAAATTAAAAAAAATCAGTGAAATTGCAAAAAGTATTGGACTTTGTGAAGACGACTATGAACCTTATGGAAAATATAAAGCAAAAGTTAGTCTTGACGTTTTGAAAAGAAATGCTAATAAAAAGGACGGAAAATTAATTTTGATGACAGCTGTTACACCAACACCTCCCGGTGAAGGAAAATCTACTGTAACAGTTGGACTCACTCAAGCGTTAAATAAACTTGGGTATAAATCTATTGCAGCATTAAGAGAACCATCACTTGGTCCTGTTTTTGGGATGAAAGGCGGAGCTGCAGGCGGTGGAATGTCGCAAGTTGTCCCAATGGAAGAAATCAACCTTCATTTTACAGGAGATATTCATGCAATAGGAGCTGCGCACAATCTTATTTCAGCTTGTATTGACAATCACATTCATTTTGGAAATGAGCTTGATATTGATGTAAATAACATCACCTTTAAAAGAGTTGTGGATATGAATGACAGGAATCTAAGAAATATAGTAATTGGACTTGGTCCAAAAGTAAATGGAATACCTAGGGAAAATTCATTCCAAATCACTGTTGCATCAGAAATTATGGCTATTTTTTGCCTTGCTGATTCGATTATCGACTTAAAGAATAGAATTGGAGAGATTGTCTTTGCTTATAACAGAAAAGGTGAAATGTTGAAAGTAAAACAACTAAACATTCAAGGAGCTGTCGCAGCTCTATTAAAGGATGCAATTAAGCCAAATTTAGTGCAGACATTGGAAAATACGCCTGTATTTATTCACGGAGGTCCATTTGCCAACATTGCTCACGGATGTAACTCTTTAATCGCAACAAAGATGGCGTTAAAATTATCGGATTATGTTGTAACAGAAGCTGGATTTGCAGCAGATTTGGGAGCTGAAAAATTTTTAGACATAAAAGCTAGATTTGGAAATCTTGAACCAAATGTAATCGTCATAGTTGCAACAGTGAGAGCACTAAAACATCACGGCGGAGACAAAGACTTAAAAACTGAAAACTGTGAAACTCTTACAAAAGGACTGGAAAACTTGGAAAAACATATCGAAAGTATGCAAAAATACAATATTCCAGTCGTTGTTGCAATTAATAAATTTATAAGTGATACAGATGCTGAAATTGAAGTGATAAAAGATTTTTGTAAAAAACAAAATGTTGAAGTTGCACTTTGTGAAATCTGGGAAAAAGGTGGCGAAGGTGGAAAAGAACTTGTTGAAAAAGTGATAAACGCTATCAAAAAAAATGAAAATTCATCTAAAAAATACGCTCCACTTTATAATTTAGATCTGACAATTCAAGAAAAAATTGAAAAAATTGCAAAAGAAATTTATGGAGCAGATGGAGTAAACTTTTCTGCAAAGGCCAAAAAAAATATTCAAAAATATGTTGAAAATGGTTATGACAAGCTTCCAATCTGTATTTCTAAAACTCAAAAATCACTTTCTGACAACCCAAATTTATTGGGACGTCCAAAAGGATTTAAAATTACAATAAACGAGATAAGACTATCAGCTGGAGCAGGATTTTTAGTAGCAATGGCAGGAGAAATAATAGATATGCCAGGCCTTCCAAGAAAACCCGCGGCAGAATTGATTGATATTGATGAAAATGGAATAATTTCAGGATTATTTTAA
- the ybaK gene encoding Cys-tRNA(Pro) deacylase codes for MKHKIPKTNALRILDKQKIHYDIHTYEWNEDKHIGAEVGNHFPELADRIFKTIVLKGKSKELFVCVIQSEKHLDLKKVAKACGEKNIDLLPLSELEKNTGYIRGGCSPVGMKKKYKTFFDTEAKMFDKIVVSAGKRGLQMEVKTEELIKVVDGKLAELVMTEEK; via the coding sequence ATGAAACATAAAATACCGAAAACAAATGCACTTAGAATTTTGGACAAACAAAAAATTCATTATGATATTCACACTTATGAATGGAATGAAGATAAACATATAGGAGCTGAAGTTGGCAATCATTTTCCAGAATTAGCCGACAGAATTTTTAAGACGATTGTGCTAAAAGGGAAAAGTAAAGAGCTTTTTGTCTGTGTCATTCAAAGTGAAAAACATTTGGATTTAAAAAAAGTGGCAAAAGCCTGTGGTGAAAAAAATATTGATCTACTTCCGCTTTCTGAGCTTGAAAAAAATACTGGCTACATTCGTGGAGGATGTTCTCCCGTTGGAATGAAGAAAAAATACAAGACTTTTTTTGATACAGAAGCAAAAATGTTTGATAAAATAGTTGTTTCCGCTGGAAAGCGAGGACTTCAAATGGAAGTTAAAACTGAAGAATTGATAAAAGTTGTGGATGGAAAACTTGCAGAACTTGTGATGACTGAAGAAAAATAA